In one window of Nicotiana tabacum cultivar K326 chromosome 12, ASM71507v2, whole genome shotgun sequence DNA:
- the LOC107762714 gene encoding nucleolin 1-like isoform X1: MVKSAKKSATKVDAAVVAPTKPLKKGKREAGEEIEKIMSAKKQKKDMAVAQAVEKKKSDTKTQKKKKQESSSSDDSSESEDEKPTKAVAPPKKVAPAKYGKLASSSDDSDSSDEDDAPPPKKVVAASAKNGVAAMKKDESSDDSSSEDDSSSEEDVPAAKKPAANGSAAVSKKDESSDQSSSEDDSSSEDDAVAKKTAPKKGLAAAASKKEESSEDSSDDSSSDDDEPASKVAAAQPAKAAKKTGDGSEETDSDEDDSDSDVDKGKAAAVSKKKVESSSDSSDEESEESDEEGSQKKKIKPSSTPATVSKKESSSEESSEEDESEEEEDQKPSKTPKKDADVEMVDADSSKAQKTPITPKAQTPGSKTLFVGNLSYSVEQADVENFFKDAGEVQEVRFSTHEDGSFKGYGHVEFVTAEAAHKALELNGQDLLGRAVRLDLARERGEYTPRTGREENSFQRQGRSEGTTIFVRGFDKNEAEDQIRSSLEEHFASCGKIFKTRIPTDPEGYIKGMAYIEFANGDSDALNKALELDGSEVGGYNLTVQEAKPRGDSSGGGRGFGGRSGGRGGGRDGGGRFGGRFGGRGGGRFGGGGRFGGGGRSGGGGGRGRGTPNRPSFTPSGKKTTFNDE; the protein is encoded by the exons ATGGTTAAATCTGCTAAGAAGTCCGCCACCAAG GTTGATGCTGCCGTAGTTGCTCCCACCAAACCGTTGAAGAAAG GGAAGAGAGAAGCTGGGGAGGAAATTGAGAAGATAATGAGTGCAAAGAAGCAGAAGAAAGACATGGCTGTAGCACAAGCTGTTGAGAAAAAAAAGAGTGATACAAAgactcaaaagaaaaagaaacaagaaagcaGCTCCTCTGATGATAGTTCTGAGTCAGAAGACGAGAAG CCAACTAAAGCAGTGGCACCTCCTAAGAAAGTGGCTCCTGCCAAATATGGAAAATTAGCCAGCAGTTCAGATGATTCAGATTCTTCAGATGAGGATGAC GCTCCTCCTCCTAAGAAGGTTGTTGCAGCTTCAGCTAAGAATGGTGTAGCTGCTATGAAGAAAGATGAGTCAAGTGATGATTCTAGTTCAGAGGATGATAGCAGCTCTGAGGAAGATGTACCTGCAGCCAAGAAACCTGCTGCTAATGGCTCTGCTGCAGTTTCTAAGAAAGATGAGTCAAGTGATCAGTCTAGTTCTGAGGATGATAGCAGCTCTGAGGATGATGCTGTTGCTAAGAAAACTGCACCTAAAAAGGGTCTTGCTGCTGCTGCCTCCAAGAAGGAAGAATCCAGCGAGGATTCCAGTGATGACTCCAGTTCAGATGATGAT GAACCTGCCTCTAAGGTAGCTGCTGCTCAACCAGCAAAAGCTGCGAAGAAGACTGGTGACGGCTCCGAAGAAACCGACTCTGATGAAGATGATTCTGATTCTGATGTAGACAAG gGAAAGGCTGCTGCTGTATCTAAAAAGAAGGTTGAGTCTAGCAGCGACAGCTCTGATGAAGAATCTGAAGAAAGTGATGAAGAAGGGTCTCAAAAGAAAAAGATCAAG CCCTCTAGCACTCCAGCTACTGTCTCCAAGAAGGAGAGTAGTTCTGAGGAATCTTCTGAGGAAGATGagtctgaagaagaagaggatcagAAGCCATCCAAAACTCCCAAGAAG GATGCTGATGTAGAAATGGTTGATGCTGATTCCTCTAAAGCT CAAAAGACCCCTATTACCCCTAAAGCTCAGACTCCAGGGTCAAAAACATTGTTTGTTGGAAATTTATCCTATTCAGTCGAACAGGCGGATGT TGAGAATTTCTTCAAAGATGCTGGGGAAGTTCAGGAAGTACGCTTTTCTACACATGAAGATGGTTCTTTCAAGGGCTATGGTCATGTTGAATTTGTCACTGCTGAAGCTGCACACAAG GCACTTGAACTAAATGGCCAAGACCTCTTGGGCCGTGCTGTGAGATTAGACCTGGCTCGAGAGAGGGGAGAATATACACCACGAACTGG GAGAGAAGAAAATTCATTCCAGAGGCAAGGTAGAAGTGAAGGAACAACAATTTTTGTTAGGGGTTTTGACAAAAATGAGGCTGAAGACCAG ATTAGGAGTTCACTTGAGGAGCATTTTGCATCTTGTGGTAAGATCTTTAAAACAAGAATTCCTACAGACCCAGAAGGCTATATTAAAGG GATGGCTTATATTGAGTTTGCAAATGGTGATAGTGATGCTTTGAACAAAGCTCTGGAACTAGATGGATCAGAAGTCGGAGGTTATAACTTGACAGTGCAAGAGGCAAAACCAAGGGGTGACAGTTCTGGTGGAGGCAGAGGTTTTGGTGGTAGAAGTGGTGGTAGGGGAGGTGGTAGAGATGGTGGTGGCCGCTTTGGTGGCCGCTTTGGTGGCCGCGGTGGTGGACGCTTTGGTGGTGGTGGCCGTTTTGGTGGTGGTGGCCGTAGTGGTGGTGGTGGAGGCAGAGGACGAGGAACTCCCAACAGGCCAAGCTTCACTCCATCTG GTAAGAAGACAACCTTTAATGATGAGTAA
- the LOC107762714 gene encoding nucleolin 1-like (The RefSeq protein has 2 substitutions compared to this genomic sequence) — translation MVKSAKKSATKVDAAVVAPTKPLKKGKREAGEEIEKIMSAKKQKKDMAVAQAVEKKKSDTKTQKKKKQESSSSDDSSESEDEKPTKAVAPPKKVAPAKYGKLASSSDDSDSSDEDDAPPPKKVVAASAKNGVAAMKKDESSDDSSSEDDSSSEEDVPAAKKPAANGSAAVSKKDESSDQSSSEDDSSSEDDAVAKKTAPKKGLAAAASKKEESSEDSSDDSSSDDDEPASKVAAAQPAKAAKKTGDGSEETDSDEDDSDSDVDKGKAAAVSKKKVESSSDSSDEESEESDEEGSQKKKIKPSSTPATVSKKESSSEESSEEDESEEEEDQKPSKTPKKDADVEMVDADSSKAQKTPITPKAQTPGSKTLFVGNLSYSVEQADVENFFKDAGEVQEVRFSTHEDGSFKGYGHVEFVTAEAAHKALELNGQDLLGRAVRLDLARERGEYTPRTGREENSFQRQGRSEGTTIFVRGFDKNEAEDQIRSSLEEHFASCGKIFKTRIPTDPEGYIKGMAYIEFANGDSDALNKALELDGSEVGGYNLTVQEAKPRGDSSGGGRGFGGRSGGRGGGRDGGGRLGGRGGGGRFGGGGRGGGGGGRGRGTPNRPSFTPSGKKTTFNDE, via the exons ATGGTTAAATCTGCTAAGAAGTCCGCCACCAAG GTTGATGCTGCCGTAGTTGCTCCCACCAAACCGTTGAAGAAAG GGAAGAGAGAAGCTGGGGAGGAAATTGAGAAGATAATGAGTGCAAAGAAGCAGAAGAAAGACATGGCTGTAGCACAAGCTGTTGAGAAAAAAAAGAGTGATACAAAgactcaaaagaaaaagaaacaagaaagcaGCTCCTCTGATGATAGTTCTGAGTCAGAAGACGAGAAG CCAACTAAAGCAGTGGCACCTCCTAAGAAAGTGGCTCCTGCCAAATATGGAAAATTAGCCAGCAGTTCAGATGATTCAGATTCTTCAGATGAGGATGAC GCTCCTCCTCCTAAGAAGGTTGTTGCAGCTTCAGCTAAGAATGGTGTAGCTGCTATGAAGAAAGATGAGTCAAGTGATGATTCTAGTTCAGAGGATGATAGCAGCTCTGAGGAAGATGTACCTGCAGCCAAGAAACCTGCTGCTAATGGCTCTGCTGCAGTTTCTAAGAAAGATGAGTCAAGTGATCAGTCTAGTTCTGAGGATGATAGCAGCTCTGAGGATGATGCTGTTGCTAAGAAAACTGCACCTAAAAAGGGTCTTGCTGCTGCTGCCTCCAAGAAGGAAGAATCCAGCGAGGATTCCAGTGATGACTCCAGTTCAGATGATGAT GAACCTGCCTCTAAGGTAGCTGCTGCTCAACCAGCAAAAGCTGCGAAGAAGACTGGTGACGGCTCCGAAGAAACCGACTCTGATGAAGATGATTCTGATTCTGATGTAGACAAG gGAAAGGCTGCTGCTGTATCTAAAAAGAAGGTTGAGTCTAGCAGCGACAGCTCTGATGAAGAATCTGAAGAAAGTGATGAAGAAGGGTCTCAAAAGAAAAAGATCAAG CCCTCTAGCACTCCAGCTACTGTCTCCAAGAAGGAGAGTAGTTCTGAGGAATCTTCTGAGGAAGATGagtctgaagaagaagaggatcagAAGCCATCCAAAACTCCCAAGAAG GATGCTGATGTAGAAATGGTTGATGCTGATTCCTCTAAAGCT CAAAAGACCCCTATTACCCCTAAAGCTCAGACTCCAGGGTCAAAAACATTGTTTGTTGGAAATTTATCCTATTCAGTCGAACAGGCGGATGT TGAGAATTTCTTCAAAGATGCTGGGGAAGTTCAGGAAGTACGCTTTTCTACACATGAAGATGGTTCTTTCAAGGGCTATGGTCATGTTGAATTTGTCACTGCTGAAGCTGCACACAAG GCACTTGAACTAAATGGCCAAGACCTCTTGGGCCGTGCTGTGAGATTAGACCTGGCTCGAGAGAGGGGAGAATATACACCACGAACTGG GAGAGAAGAAAATTCATTCCAGAGGCAAGGTAGAAGTGAAGGAACAACAATTTTTGTTAGGGGTTTTGACAAAAATGAGGCTGAAGACCAG ATTAGGAGTTCACTTGAGGAGCATTTTGCATCTTGTGGTAAGATCTTTAAAACAAGAATTCCTACAGACCCAGAAGGCTATATTAAAGG GATGGCTTATATTGAGTTTGCAAATGGTGATAGTGATGCTTTGAACAAAGCTCTGGAACTAGATGGATCAGAAGTCGGAGGTTATAACTTGACAGTGCAAGAGGCAAAACCAAGGGGTGACAGTTCTGGTGGAGGCAGAGGTTTTGGTGGTAGAAGTGGTGGTAGGGGAGGTGGTAGAGATGGTGGTGGCCGCTTTGGTGGCCG TGGTGGTGGTGGCCGTTTTGGTGGTGGTGGCCGTAGTGGTGGTGGTGGAGGCAGAGGACGAGGAACTCCCAACAGGCCAAGCTTCACTCCATCTG GTAAGAAGACAACCTTTAATGATGAGTAA